The stretch of DNA AGGCGACCAAGTACCCGACTTCACGCAGGATTCTACACACGGTCAAATCAACTTTTATGAGTGGGCTGGCGATAGCTGGGTAGTGCTATTTTCTCACCCCGCAGACTTTACGCCCGTTTGCACCACAGAACTTGGCGAAGTCGCTCGTCTCAAGCCAGAATTTGACAAGCGCAACGTGAAGGCGATCGCACTTAGTGTCGATGATGTTGACTCCCACAAAGGTTGGGTCGGTGATATCGAAGAAACTCAGAGTGTTGGCCTTAACTACCCAATTCTGGCAGATCCGGATAAGAAGGTCTCTGACCTTTACGACATGATCCACCCCAACGCCGCCAACACCGTAACGGTTAGATCGGTCTTCGTCATCGATCCGCAGAAGAAACTGCGTCTCACCTTCACCTACCCCCCCAGCACCGGACGTAACTTCGATGAATTGCTGCGGGTAATCGATTCGCTGCAACTGACGGATCACTACAGCGTAGCCACTCCAGTTAACTGGAAAGAGGGAGACGATTGTGTAATCGTTCCTTCGCTGAAAGATCCCGAAGTATTAAAAGAGAAATTTCCTAAAGGTTACACGGAAATCAAACCTTACCTGCGGATGACTCCCCAACCGGACAAATAGTTTTGAGTGGGTAAGTGAGCGATCGCTGTGCACGATCGCTTACTAGATAATTAACAATAGCCTGATGGGTCGAAAGCTAATCGTCCGTCAGGCTATTTTTATTGGTTTGAATGAGCCAACAGTAAAATTTTGGAGTAGGCGTTGCCCATTCTAACTAAATCGAGGAAATCCAGAATGCTTTCTTCTCCCCTAGTTGTGCGAATTCCGCCATCAATGCCAATGACAGACGAACAGTTTTTTGAGTTCTGTCAAATTAACCGCAACTTACGCATTGAACGGAATAAAACTGGAGAAATCGTCATCATGCCCCCAACTGGTTCAGAGACAGGAAACCGAGAAGGTAATATATTCGGGCAGCTCTGGTTATGGTCAGAACAAGACGGCACGGGGATAACTTTTTCTTCTAGCACGGGATTTATTCTATCAACAGGTGCAGAAAGGTCGCCTGATGCTTCATGGATAAAACTGGAACGATGGAATGCTTTATCCCCAGAACAACAGCAAAAGTTTGCCCCTATTTGCCCTGATTTTGTGATTGAACTGAGGTCAGCTTCGGACAACTTAAAGCCTTTGCAAGAAAAAATGCTCGAATACATGAGCGAGGCAGGATTCCAGCTAGGCTGGTTGATTGACCGAAAAAACCGCAAAGTTTATATCTATCGTCCCAGTCAAGAAGTGGAATGTCTAGACAATCCCGACACGGTAAGTGGCGATCGCGTTTTGCCTGGATTTTCCCTCAACATGACTAAAGTTTGGTAAAAGTCGAGTCGGACTACCGCGATACGCCAAAATTTTTATAGGGAAGAACTTAGGTAATTTCAGAAT from Coleofasciculus sp. FACHB-T130 encodes:
- a CDS encoding Uma2 family endonuclease translates to MLSSPLVVRIPPSMPMTDEQFFEFCQINRNLRIERNKTGEIVIMPPTGSETGNREGNIFGQLWLWSEQDGTGITFSSSTGFILSTGAERSPDASWIKLERWNALSPEQQQKFAPICPDFVIELRSASDNLKPLQEKMLEYMSEAGFQLGWLIDRKNRKVYIYRPSQEVECLDNPDTVSGDRVLPGFSLNMTKVW
- a CDS encoding peroxiredoxin, with protein sequence MVLRLGDQVPDFTQDSTHGQINFYEWAGDSWVVLFSHPADFTPVCTTELGEVARLKPEFDKRNVKAIALSVDDVDSHKGWVGDIEETQSVGLNYPILADPDKKVSDLYDMIHPNAANTVTVRSVFVIDPQKKLRLTFTYPPSTGRNFDELLRVIDSLQLTDHYSVATPVNWKEGDDCVIVPSLKDPEVLKEKFPKGYTEIKPYLRMTPQPDK